TTCGGCAGACGGTTGGCCGAACCGGTCAACAGGTGATAACGCATGTACGCCTTCAGCGTCTCGATGTCAGTGTCATTGATCGCCCTCATCATCGCAGTGATGAACTCGGGGTTCGCATTGTTGATCTCCGAGATCTCGGGCGAGCTGATGGCCTTGCGAAACTGATTGAACGCGGGTGCAGGGATGCTCTGGTGGAAGGTCGCGATGGTTTGCAGGTGATACACCTTCTCAGGGTCGCGGCGGTCGGTCACCGGCATGGATGCCTTTGCCAGCGTCGTCTCAAAGGCCATAATGGCTGCCGCATCCTTCTGCGCCTGCTCTGCTGGAGTGCCCGCGAGCGTCAGCATCTTTGCGACATGGTCGACATACTGCTTGCGGATCGTCTCATCCTTCGCTCCCGTCCGCAGGTAGTAGTCGCGCTCGGGCAAACCGAGTCCAGCCTGGTCGACAAACGCGATCTGCTTGCTGGCGTCCTTGAAGTCCTGCTGCTCGCCGTAACCGAAGAAGACGTCGATGCCGTTGCGTTGCAGCTTGCCGACGAGCGTGGGCAGGTCGCGCGTCGAGCGGACGGCGTCGATCTCGTCGAACCAGGGCTTGAGGGGCGCAAGCCCCTTGGCCTCGATGGCGTCTGTATCCATGCAGCTCTTGTAGTAGTCGCCGATCTTCTGCTCGTTTGCGGTGCGGTCCGCGCCGCCCGCAGCCGCTTTGGCGAGGATCCCGTTCAATGACTGCGTATTGACGTTGTAGAGCGCGTAAAACTGATCGACCTCGGGCTGGTCGCCGGGGATAGGGTGGTTCGCGGCGAACTTGCCGCAGGCAAACTTGTAGAAGTCGTTGCAAGGATCGACCGAGGTGTCGATCGACGAGAGGTCGAAGCCGGGAATCGGCTTGTAGGTTTCAACCGGCTTCGCCGTACCCTGCGCGAAGGCCGCCCCACTCGCAAAAACCAAGGCCGTTCCAAGGCTGATGGCAGCCATGCGTCTCTGCGTCCGGCCATCCAATAACATTCGATTCTTCATTGAGTTCCTCGTCTTTTTCTTCGTGGATTGCGTCTACAGCGTACCGGGTTTCGTCCCGCACGGCTCTCCATTGGCGAGTGTTGAACGTCTGTGAAACAGTAGAACTCAACGCCAAGAGGGGAGTACGAACGGCCAATCATGCCGGTTCCAAGCATCATCCACGCTTATGCCCCGGTTCGCAAGCTGACCGGCGCGACGGCGCTTGGGCTTTCGCTGCTTTTTGTGACGAACTCCGCAGTGGCGAAGGGACCTGGCTCAACAACGAGCATTCCCCTGGAGCCGCTCGGCTTTCAGTTGCCGCAGACGCAGTTTCTGCTCGCCGGAAGCACCATGATGACGCTGGACTTCGTCGACGACCAGCACCTCCTGCTGACCTACAGCGCGAAGCGGCTTCTGAAGCGTCTGCCCGACTGTCCGCCCTCCGACCAGGACCGCGTGATCGACGCCGTGCTGATCGCGCTGCCTGAGGGAAAGGCCGTCGCTCACACATCGTGGCGCGTTCACGATCGCGGTCAATACCTGTGGAACCTGGGCCGCGGGAGGTTCATGCTGCGCAATCGCGACACGCTCACCACCATCGCCCCTGCAATGAACAATGCGAAGGGCAATGCCTTCCGGGAGAGCCCGTTCATCGAGACGAAGCGGCGGATTGACGGTGTTGTTCTCTCTCCCGACGCCGACCTGTTGGTCCTGGAGACGCTTGAACCGCTACCCCCCACCTCGGGACTGGAAGAAGCCGCCTCAGCTTCTCCCGCAACATCCTCCGGCTCCGATCCATCCCACGCCGACAAGCCTGTCCAGATCAACTTCTTCAAACTGCGACCCGCCAATAGCGACGAGGTCCAGATCACTCCCGGAGCAGCGGCGCGAGCGCGCACGCCCGGGCGAATTCCTGCGAATGCTGCCGGATATCTCTCTATCCTCGATCAGGGGCAGCAGCACTGGGCCTTTGACTTCAACGGCTACGACGGCACAAAAAAGGAGCTGGCCCCCTTCGACTCGACGTGCCGCCCCGTGCCGATGCTTGTCAGCCGCGGCGAGTTCATCGCCTTTGGCTGCCACCTCAGCCATACACCGCAGGTCATCGCCGGCTTCAACATGCGCGGCGAAGAGATGTGGGAGCAGAATATGACTGAGACCTATATCTCCCCCACCTTTGCCTTTGCGCCGGAGGCAGGCCGCTTCGCCTTCAGCCGCGTGATCACACACACATCGCTGGTGACCGATGAGACGATCATGCCGGAGCTTGTCGACTCGCAAAGCATCATCGTCTACCAGACCGAGAGCGGGCGGCAGATCCTTCAGGTCAAGGCGACCCCAGTAGCCCGTGCCGGTCAAAACTTCGCTCTCGCTCCAGATGGAATGAGCCTCGCCGTCATTCGGACCGATGCCATCGAGGTCTACACGTTGCCACCGCCTACCGGCAAGGAACGCGAGGCCATGAAGCTGGCCGAGGCTGCGACGCCAAAGGCTAAGGATGACGCTCCTATATCGTCGGCGATGTTTGTCGCCTCCCCAGCAGCGGCAACTGAATCCACGAACAGTATCGCCCCGGCAGAACCGAAGCCGCCTGCTGCGGTCGACTCTGCTGCGGGGTCATCGGCATCTCCTGCACCGACCTCTCCAGCAGAACCGGCGTCTACACCGGCCGTGAACTCTCAGGCGACTGCTACGCGCCCATCAGGAGAAACCGCGAAGTCCGACGACGACACATCCGATAAAGAGCAGAAGCCGCGCAAGCCACCAACCCTCTACAACGAGCCTGGTGAGCACGGCGCTACAGGCTCCTCCAAGCCAGCATCGCCACAGTAAAGCCACCAAAAACAGAAAAGCCAGCCTCGCGAAGGAAGCTGGCTTTCGGATGGTTCGCGCGCAATCGCGCTGGATTCTTAGGCGGCCTTCTTGGTGACAGCGGCCTTCACACGGGCGTTCAGGCGGCTCTTGTAGCGGCTGGCGGTGTTCTTGTGGAGGACGCCCTTCTGGACGCTCTTGTCGAGCACCGAGACGGTAGCGCTGTAGGCAGCGCCGAGGGTCTTGGCATCGCCCTTGGCGATCGCCTCGCGCAGGGAGCGCAGGGTTCCACGGAGCTTGCTCTTGTTGGCGCGATTGACCGCGGTCTTGGCCTCGGTCTGACGGGCGCGCTTCAGGGACGAAACATGATTTGCCATCTCAAAATCTCTCTTGTAACCCGGTTGTAGTCGGGGAATTTTCGGATGCAGACCTCAGGCTGGCCGGAAACACAGCCTGAACCATCCTCTGCAATCTCTAAGTCTACGGAAAACCGGGACTAAGGTCAATCAATGGGTAGAAATGGGGCTCTGCTGCCGCCACTCCAACCCATTACCCCTTTAGATTCATCTCGGGTGACAGAAGCCCTTGACTCGTTTCTTGTGCAGGTCTACTCTGTGCCCATCTTCGGCAAACGATTGGCAACTCTCGCCATCCCGGTCGGAACTCCCACAAACCTGAACCCTTCCCTGTGCCATGCCTTCACATGGCCGCAACCCAATCCCAGTACGGTGTGTCCAATACAACAGGAACCAACCCTGCTTTGCCTGACGGAGGTCAGACCCCAACTTGATTAGACAAGCCATCGAAATCACCCCCGGCATCGAACCTCTCTACGGAACCCACGACGAAAATCTACGCCTGCTTGAAAACGGGCTGCACGTCACGATCGATCTCCGGTCGGACGCGATCCACGTGACCGGAAACGCCGACAGCGTTGCCCGGGTGGAGCGCATCTTCGCGGACTTCGAGGCACTGCGTAAGGCGGGAGTGAACCTGCACAATGGGGAGCTCCACGGGATGCTGAAGATGGTGGTCGCCGATCCCTCGATGACCCTGCGGTCGCTTGTCGACTCAGGCAAGCAGCGATCGGCCGGTACAAAACGGATGGTGAACCCGCGCTCGCCCAACCAGCGCAAATATGTCGAGGCCATCGAGCAGAACGACATGACCTTCGGTATCGGCCCTGCCGGTACCGGCAAGACGTATCTCGCCGTAGCCATGGCAGTATCGGCTCTTCTGGCCAAAAAGGTCAGCAGGATTATTCTCGTTCGACCCGCCGTTGAAGCGGGCGAAAAACTTGGCTTCCTTCCCGGCTCGCTGCAGGAGAAGGTCGACCCCTACCTGCGCCCGTTGTACGACGCTCTGTACGATCTCGTCGACCCAATCAAGATCGACAAGATGCTGGAGACCAACGTCATCGAGGTCGCGCCGCTGGCCTTCATGCGCGGCCGCACCCTCAACGACGCCTTCATCATCATGGACGAGGCGCAGAACACGACGACCGAGCAGATGAAGATGTTCGTCACCCGTCTCGGCAACAATTCGAAGGCCGTGATCACCGGCGACCTGACGCAGACCGACCTTCCCAACCCGAAGAAGTCGGGCCTGCTGGAGGCCTTGCAGGTGCTCGACGGCGTCGAGGGCATTCGCTTCTGTCAATTTGAGGACGTCGATGTGGTGCGCCATCACCTGGTCCAGCGCATCGTTCGCGCCTACGACAGCTACGGACGCGCGCAGCAGGAGCTACCGCTCTCGATGGGCGATGCCATGCCCGAGCCGGTGATGACAAACGGCAAGAGCAATCCTGTCGGTAAACCTCAGTAACGACTGCGATACTATCGTCAGCAGGGGGCGTGAAACAGATGCGCTCCCGGCTGACGCCGGTACGATGATCACCATCGATCCTCCATCTGCTCTACCGAGCGAATCGTCGCTCACCAAATCGGGGCTGACGCGATTCTTCAACCGCGCCCGTGCCTCCGTTGGCCTTGCGGGCGAGATCGACGTGCTGCTCACAACAGATGCAGAGATCAAAAGGCTGAATCGCACCTTCCGTCACAAGGACAAGCCGACAGACGTTCTGAGCTTTCCCGCACCTGACGAAATCCTTAAGGAACACGCTGGCGATCTCGCCATCTCGCTCGAAACTGCGGCGAAACAGGCTGCCAGCTTCGGCCATTCGCTCGGCGAAGAGGTCCGCGTGCTGATGCTTCACGGCCTGTTGCATCTCTCGGGCATGGACCACGAGACAGACCGCGGCGAGATGGCCGCGCGTGAAGCCGAGCTGCGCATGGAGCTCAAGCTCCCGGCAACGCTGATCGAACGCGTCTCGCGCCCTGACGCGAAGACAGCGAGAGGACGCCGCGCTTGAGCCTCGCCTACTTCATCACGCTTACAGCACTGCTGATCATTCTGGCGCTGGCAGCTTACGTCGACCGCGTGTACTCGGAGATGGGCAAGTTCCTGGCGCGCGAGTACCAGGACAATATCGACTCCTGGGAGAAGTTCGTTGAGCCGCGGCTGAGACTGGGCCGCGAGTCCATCGTCCTCTCGGCCTCCGTTCTGCGCCAGCTGACCCTTGCAGCGATGGCGCTGCTCTGGGGGCTGCATCTTTACAAACCCACCAGCGCGCTCGTTGAGACCCCCAGCGCTCCCGCCATTGCACGCGCGGCCGCCGAGCTGATCCTGCTCATCCTCATCTTCGACCGGCTGATTCCGCAGATTCTCTTCGCGCGGACAGGCGGACTGTGGCTGCGAAAGATGGTTTTTGTGCTTCAGGTGCTCTTCTACCTGATCCTCCCGGTCACCATCGTCCTTCAATTACTGCTCTCGATCGCCGCTCTCGCCGAACCCGAAGACACAACCGAAGAGGAGCGCCCGTCCGTGGCAATGGAGGCATTGCTTGAGGCTGGCGAAGAAGAGGGCATCCTCGAAGAGTCCGACCGCGAGCTGGTGCGCTCTGTCGTCGAGTTTGGTGACAAGGTGGTGCGCGAGGTGATGACGCCGCGGCCGGAGGTCTTCGCCGTTCCCGGAACACTGACGTTGCGCGAGTTCACCGCCGAGATCAACGAGCACGCCTTCTCGCGCGTTCCTGTCTACGCCGGATCGCTCGATCACGTCACTGGAATCGCCTTCTCGCACGATCTGCTGAAGATTCTGGATATTGAAGCCGGAATACGCACCGTGGCCCAGATTCAGCGCCCCGCCGCCTTTGTGCCGGAGACCAAAAAGGTCGCCGAGCTGCTGCGCGAGATGCAGCGCGAGAAGCAGCACATGCGTATCGTGATCGACGAATACGGCGGGATCGCGGGTCTGGTGACGATCGAAGACCTGCTGGAAGCCATCGTTGGCGACATCGCCGACGAGCACGACGAGCCGAAGCCGGAGGAATCTGCCGTGCCCGGCCCCGACGGCTCTTTTACCGTTCCAGGCAGCTTTGAGGTCTCGCGGCTCAGGGAGCTCTTTGCCGATCAGCTCGATCATGCCGAGGGCCGGCCTGCTGAAGACGGCGAGACGGCGGAAGAGACCGATGCCCACGAAGAGGAGTCCGATCCGCTGCGGTTGCCGCAGGGGTATGAGTCGACGACTCTGGGCGGCCTGGTGTCTGAGATTGCCGGACACATTCCTGCCCCCGGCGAAGTCGTTGAACAGAACGGCCTGCGGATGGAGGTGCTTGCCTCGACGGACCGCAGAATCGACCGCGTGCGCGTCAGCCTGGCTGGGCACTCGGCTTAAGCCACAAAAACGAAAAGCCCTGGGGACGCCAGGGCTTTTCGCTCTTCAAGCCTACAAATCGTCAATTTGTGGTGAGGTTGACCGATACGCTATGCGAGAGCGTGCCGGAGGTCGCAGTAATGGTGACCTGCGAAGTGGCAGGCGTGGGTGTTGGAGAGGGTTGTGTCGCCTTCGTGGTTCCGCTGCTGCAACCGGACAGCGTGCCAAAGGCCAGCACGCAGGCAATAGCCAGCACCGATCCGCGAAGCAGGGCCGACCGTCTGCACAGACCGGCGAAGCCGAGCAGGCCAAGCGGAAGGAATCCAGCCAGCACGACACCACGATGTTTCGCCAGCGAAGCCGTGTAACCCGTTGGAGGCGGAGGAGCGGGGGTTCCGACCGCTGTAGTGATTGCCAGACCAACCATTACCGGAGTGGTTCCGCCGACGCGGACCGATGCAGGATTGAAGCCGCAACTGTCTCCCGAAGGAAGCCCGGAGCAGGACAGAGTGACAGTCCCGCTAAAGCCGTTGACCGCCGAAAGATTGAGAGAGAGATTGCCAACCTGCCCTCCTGTAACAGTGACTGTAGGCGCAGATGATGCGATGGTGAAGTCAGCGGTCCCCGCAGGCGCTGCCGGTACGATGGAGCCGAATAGACCGCCCTGCTCATTGTTGATTCCAGCGGCGAAGTAGAGGGTATTGGGATCGCCCGCGCTGGCGTTTGTCCCTCCGGTGGTGGTTCCGGCACCGAAGACGATCTCCCACAGACCGGAGTTGGCCAGCGGCGTTCCGTTGGAGCCGGTCACTTGTCCCACCAGCGAGAAGTTCGTCGGGTCGTACGCGTTGATGACGCCGTCGCCGAAGTTGCCGACGAGCAGCGTTCCTCCAAGCGATCCGAACCCCTGCGGCGCAAGCGCCATGCCCCACGGAGCGTTGAGGTTGCCCTGGCTGATCGCGCGCTTCACGAAGTTGCCGTTGAGGTCGAACTGATCTACATAGCCGAGTCCGGCTCCCACGGCCTCGCGGCCCTGGTCGTTCTGCTGGGCGTAGGTGACATAGATGTTGTTGCCGATGGTATGAATGCCGAAGGGGTGGAATCCGGCGGGAAGGGCGGAGCCCGTGAGGCTGCCGGCAAGGTGCGAGGCAGCGAACGTGCTGTCGAAGACATCAACGCCGCCGTTGAAGTTGGCGGCAAGCAGGAAGGTGCCGGCATTGTTCTTCACCACGGCAATGTCGGTGTAGACAGCAT
The genomic region above belongs to Acidobacteriota bacterium and contains:
- the ybeY gene encoding rRNA maturation RNase YbeY, whose protein sequence is MITIDPPSALPSESSLTKSGLTRFFNRARASVGLAGEIDVLLTTDAEIKRLNRTFRHKDKPTDVLSFPAPDEILKEHAGDLAISLETAAKQAASFGHSLGEEVRVLMLHGLLHLSGMDHETDRGEMAAREAELRMELKLPATLIERVSRPDAKTARGRRA
- the rpsT gene encoding 30S ribosomal protein S20 gives rise to the protein MANHVSSLKRARQTEAKTAVNRANKSKLRGTLRSLREAIAKGDAKTLGAAYSATVSVLDKSVQKGVLHKNTASRYKSRLNARVKAAVTKKAA
- a CDS encoding TIGR03118 family protein, with translation MPILESHRFSPGSFRRLSQFVPLRKVARSTHRCASLLLAAAVLLPVAGLAQSTNYTQTNIISDGSVPAQMKDPTLINPWGVSIGPQFWIDTAGTGISLVEGAAGNEFFSVTIPPASSTSGHGSPAGTVYNPDSSVFNIPNHGSATFLFGTLDGTIAAWNTGTPNAVTVANNSSSHAVYTDIAVVKNNAGTFLLAANFNGGVDVFDSTFAASHLAGSLTGSALPAGFHPFGIHTIGNNIYVTYAQQNDQGREAVGAGLGYVDQFDLNGNFVKRAISQGNLNAPWGMALAPQGFGSLGGTLLVGNFGDGVINAYDPTNFSLVGQVTGSNGTPLANSGLWEIVFGAGTTTGGTNASAGDPNTLYFAAGINNEQGGLFGSIVPAAPAGTADFTIASSAPTVTVTGGQVGNLSLNLSAVNGFSGTVTLSCSGLPSGDSCGFNPASVRVGGTTPVMVGLAITTAVGTPAPPPPTGYTASLAKHRGVVLAGFLPLGLLGFAGLCRRSALLRGSVLAIACVLAFGTLSGCSSGTTKATQPSPTPTPATSQVTITATSGTLSHSVSVNLTTN
- a CDS encoding PhoH family protein; translated protein: MIRQAIEITPGIEPLYGTHDENLRLLENGLHVTIDLRSDAIHVTGNADSVARVERIFADFEALRKAGVNLHNGELHGMLKMVVADPSMTLRSLVDSGKQRSAGTKRMVNPRSPNQRKYVEAIEQNDMTFGIGPAGTGKTYLAVAMAVSALLAKKVSRIILVRPAVEAGEKLGFLPGSLQEKVDPYLRPLYDALYDLVDPIKIDKMLETNVIEVAPLAFMRGRTLNDAFIIMDEAQNTTTEQMKMFVTRLGNNSKAVITGDLTQTDLPNPKKSGLLEALQVLDGVEGIRFCQFEDVDVVRHHLVQRIVRAYDSYGRAQQELPLSMGDAMPEPVMTNGKSNPVGKPQ